The Pseudomonas sp. FP2309 genome has a window encoding:
- the trxA gene encoding thioredoxin has product MSEPTPYIFDVTTANFDQAVIQNSFEKPVLVDFWAEWCAPCKALMPMLAQIAESYQGELLLAKVDCEAEQDIVARFGIQSLPTVVLFKDGQPVDGFAGAQPESAVRALLAPHVQMPAPKAADPLVQAQALFAEGRISDAEALLVTLLGEDNTNAAALILYARCLAERGELGEAQAVLDAVKSDEHKAALAGAKAQITFLRQAADLPDAAELKSRLAQNPQDDEAAYQLAIQQLARQQYDAALEGLLKLFIRNRSYSEGLPHKTLLQVFELLGNDHPLVTVYRRKLFAALY; this is encoded by the coding sequence ATGAGTGAGCCCACGCCGTATATCTTCGACGTCACCACCGCCAATTTCGACCAGGCCGTGATCCAGAACTCTTTCGAAAAGCCCGTCCTGGTGGATTTCTGGGCCGAGTGGTGCGCGCCGTGCAAGGCGTTGATGCCGATGCTCGCGCAGATTGCCGAGAGTTATCAGGGCGAGTTGCTGTTGGCCAAGGTCGATTGCGAGGCCGAGCAGGACATCGTTGCGCGTTTTGGCATCCAAAGCCTGCCGACCGTGGTGCTGTTCAAGGATGGCCAGCCGGTGGACGGGTTCGCCGGGGCACAGCCGGAGTCGGCGGTGCGTGCGCTGCTCGCGCCACATGTGCAAATGCCGGCACCGAAAGCGGCTGATCCCTTGGTGCAGGCTCAGGCGTTGTTCGCCGAAGGCCGCATCAGTGACGCCGAAGCCCTGTTGGTTACGCTGCTGGGCGAGGACAACACCAACGCCGCCGCGCTGATTCTGTACGCGCGTTGCCTGGCTGAACGCGGTGAGCTGGGTGAAGCCCAGGCCGTGCTCGATGCGGTGAAGAGCGATGAGCATAAAGCCGCGCTCGCCGGGGCCAAGGCGCAGATCACCTTTCTGCGCCAGGCCGCCGACCTGCCGGACGCCGCCGAGCTGAAAAGCCGCCTGGCGCAAAACCCGCAGGATGATGAGGCTGCCTACCAACTGGCCATTCAACAACTGGCGCGCCAGCAGTACGACGCAGCACTGGAAGGCCTGCTCAAGTTGTTTATCCGCAACCGCAGCTACAGCGAAGGCTTGCCGCACAAGACCTTGCTGCAGGTATTCGAGCTGCTGGGCAACGATCACCCGTTGGTCACCGTGTACCGCCGCAAGTTGTTTGCCGCGCTGTACTAA
- a CDS encoding DUF2796 domain-containing protein translates to MRRLLLALPFALLPLAIAHAADEHDHDHDHEHGSLGAHEHGVGRLNAVLDGQALELELDSPAMNLVGFEHAATSAADKAKVAATRKLLENPAALFNLPKAAGCVVSTQELNSPLFGDKPEADHDEDDDHDHDAKDGAHEHHHDHSEIHAHYQFTCATPTALSNLDLSQVFKTFPATQKIQVQLIGPSGQQGVDATATAATLKF, encoded by the coding sequence ATGCGTCGTCTGTTGCTCGCCTTGCCGTTTGCCCTGCTGCCACTGGCCATTGCCCATGCGGCGGACGAACATGACCACGATCATGACCATGAGCACGGCAGCCTCGGTGCCCACGAACACGGGGTCGGCCGTCTCAACGCGGTGCTCGACGGCCAGGCCCTGGAGCTTGAGCTGGACAGCCCGGCGATGAATCTGGTGGGCTTCGAACACGCGGCCACCAGCGCTGCCGACAAGGCCAAGGTCGCTGCCACGCGCAAACTGCTGGAGAACCCTGCGGCGCTGTTCAATCTGCCCAAGGCTGCCGGCTGCGTGGTCAGCACCCAGGAACTCAACAGCCCGTTGTTCGGTGACAAACCCGAAGCCGATCACGACGAAGATGATGATCACGACCACGACGCCAAAGACGGCGCCCACGAGCATCATCACGATCACAGCGAAATCCACGCCCACTACCAATTCACCTGCGCCACGCCGACAGCCCTGAGCAACCTGGACCTGAGCCAAGTGTTCAAGACCTTCCCCGCCACCCAGAAAATTCAGGTACAACTGATCGGCCCAAGCGGCCAGCAAGGCGTTGACGCGACGGCCACCGCAGCCACCCTGAAGTTCTGA
- a CDS encoding ABC transporter ATP-binding protein, with protein MTHALIELADLGFNWPGHPQLLDIPAFRLEAGQTLFLKGPSGSGKTTLLGLLGGVQKPSRGSIRLLGQELTELSAGARDRFRVDHTGYIFQQFNLLPFLSVRENVELPCHFSKLRAQRARQRHGSVHQAAAALLAHLGLKDTGLLERRADSLSIGQQQRVAAARALIGQPELVIADEPTSALDYDAREAFLQLLFAECRDAGASLLFVSHDQSLAPLFDRNLSLAELNRAATPAEV; from the coding sequence ATGACCCACGCATTGATCGAACTGGCTGACCTGGGCTTTAACTGGCCCGGTCACCCCCAGTTGCTGGACATCCCCGCGTTCCGCCTGGAAGCGGGGCAAACCCTGTTTCTGAAGGGCCCCAGCGGCAGCGGCAAGACCACGCTGCTGGGGCTGCTTGGCGGTGTGCAGAAGCCGAGCCGGGGCAGCATTCGCCTGCTCGGGCAGGAGCTGACCGAACTCTCGGCCGGCGCCCGCGACCGCTTTCGCGTCGACCACACCGGCTATATTTTCCAGCAGTTCAACCTGCTGCCCTTTCTGTCGGTGCGCGAAAACGTCGAGTTGCCTTGCCACTTTTCCAAACTGCGTGCACAACGTGCCAGGCAGCGTCACGGCAGTGTCCACCAGGCCGCCGCAGCCTTGCTCGCACACCTGGGGTTAAAAGACACAGGCCTGCTGGAACGCCGCGCCGACTCGCTGTCCATCGGCCAGCAACAGCGCGTGGCCGCTGCCCGTGCGTTGATTGGCCAACCGGAACTGGTGATCGCCGACGAACCCACCTCGGCCCTGGACTACGACGCCCGCGAAGCCTTCCTTCAGCTGCTGTTCGCTGAATGCCGCGACGCCGGCGCCAGCCTGTTGTTTGTCAGCCACGACCAGAGCCTCGCGCCGCTGTTCGACCGCAACCTGTCGCTGGCCGAACTCAATCGCGCCGCAACGCCCGCAGAGGTTTGA
- a CDS encoding ABC transporter permease, translating into MYLFRLAMASLANRRFTAILTAFAIALSVCLLLAVERVRVEARNSFASTISGTDLIVGARSGSVNLLLYSVFRIGNATNNIRWDSYEHFAANPQVKWAIPISLGDSHRGYRVMGTNESYFEHYQYGRKQHLELASGRAFATDPFEVVLGAEVADALHYKLGDKLVLAHGVAVVSLVKHDDKPFTVVGILKRTGTPVDRTLHISLGGMEAIHIDWHNGVPAQGKGRISADQARNMDLTPQAITAFMLGLNNKISTFALQREINEFRGEPMLAILPGVALQELWSMMGTAEKALFVISLFVVLTGLIGMLTAILTSLNERRREMAILRSVGARPWHIATLLIFEAFVLAVSGVIAGVGLLYVCIAASRGYLQANYGLDLPMSWPSEYEWTLLAGILGAALLMGAVPAWRAYRQSLADGLSIRL; encoded by the coding sequence ATGTATTTGTTTCGTCTAGCCATGGCCAGCCTGGCTAACCGCCGCTTTACCGCGATCCTCACCGCGTTCGCCATCGCCCTGTCGGTGTGCCTGCTGCTGGCGGTGGAACGGGTGCGCGTCGAAGCGCGCAACAGTTTTGCCAGCACCATCAGCGGCACCGACCTGATCGTCGGCGCGCGTTCCGGTTCGGTGAACCTGCTGCTTTACTCGGTGTTTCGTATCGGCAACGCCACCAACAACATCCGCTGGGACAGCTACGAGCACTTCGCCGCCAACCCCCAGGTGAAATGGGCGATCCCGATTTCCCTCGGTGATTCCCATCGCGGCTACCGGGTGATGGGCACCAACGAATCGTACTTCGAGCACTACCAGTACGGGCGCAAGCAGCACCTGGAACTGGCCAGCGGCCGCGCGTTCGCCACCGACCCGTTCGAAGTGGTGCTCGGCGCCGAAGTGGCCGACGCCCTGCATTACAAGCTCGGCGACAAACTGGTACTGGCCCACGGCGTGGCGGTCGTCAGCCTGGTCAAGCACGATGACAAACCGTTCACCGTGGTCGGCATTCTCAAGCGCACCGGCACACCGGTGGACCGCACCCTGCATATCAGCCTCGGCGGTATGGAGGCGATTCATATCGACTGGCACAACGGCGTGCCGGCTCAGGGCAAAGGTCGGATCAGCGCCGACCAGGCGCGCAACATGGACCTGACCCCGCAGGCCATCACCGCCTTTATGCTCGGCCTGAACAACAAGATTTCCACCTTTGCCCTGCAGCGCGAGATCAATGAGTTTCGGGGCGAGCCGATGCTGGCGATCCTGCCCGGCGTGGCGCTGCAAGAGCTGTGGAGCATGATGGGCACTGCCGAAAAAGCGCTGTTCGTGATCTCACTGTTCGTGGTGCTGACCGGCCTGATCGGCATGCTCACGGCGATCCTTACCAGCCTCAACGAACGCCGCCGTGAAATGGCAATCCTGCGTTCGGTGGGTGCGCGCCCCTGGCACATCGCAACACTGTTGATCTTCGAAGCCTTCGTCCTCGCCGTGTCCGGCGTGATCGCGGGCGTGGGTTTGCTGTATGTGTGCATCGCCGCGTCGCGCGGGTACTTGCAGGCCAATTACGGCCTGGACCTGCCGATGTCCTGGCCGAGCGAATATGAATGGACGTTGCTCGCCGGTATCCTGGGCGCTGCGCTGTTGATGGGCGCCGTGCCCGCGTGGCGTGCTTATCGACAATCGTTGGCCGATGGCCTGTCCATACGTTTATGA
- a CDS encoding DUF3299 domain-containing protein has product MRRALFALLLLVALPVWAAAQPKELTWSELIPPDAPPEVPDMRPLHDMSKMADALSVEAAPAAKQSLPNAPVVQQLDGRHIRLPGYIVPLEVSEEGRTTEFLLVPYFGACIHVPPPPSNQIVHVKSEVGVKLDELYQPYWIEGAMQVKPSTSELADAGYQMEAEKIYMYELPE; this is encoded by the coding sequence ATGCGTCGTGCCCTGTTTGCGCTGTTGCTGTTGGTGGCCCTGCCTGTGTGGGCCGCCGCGCAGCCTAAAGAGTTGACCTGGTCGGAGCTGATCCCGCCGGATGCGCCACCGGAAGTGCCCGACATGCGGCCGCTGCACGATATGTCGAAGATGGCCGATGCCTTGTCCGTCGAAGCGGCGCCCGCGGCCAAGCAATCGTTGCCGAATGCGCCCGTCGTGCAGCAGCTCGATGGCCGGCACATCCGCCTGCCGGGCTACATCGTGCCGCTGGAAGTCAGCGAAGAAGGCCGCACCACTGAGTTTTTGCTGGTGCCGTATTTCGGCGCATGCATCCACGTGCCGCCACCGCCGTCGAACCAGATCGTGCATGTAAAAAGCGAGGTCGGGGTGAAGCTCGACGAGCTCTACCAGCCGTATTGGATCGAAGGGGCGATGCAGGTCAAACCGTCCACCAGCGAATTGGCCGACGCCGGTTACCAGATGGAGGCCGAGAAGATTTACATGTACGAACTGCCGGAATAA
- a CDS encoding OmpW family protein yields the protein MNKSLLGASLFALALVAPVAHAHEAGDILIRAGAITVNPKADSSTVKVDQGPLAGANLGGKATMSSDTQLGLNFAYMLTNHVGIELLAATPFEHDVKIKGTALGAANGKLGTLKHLPPTLSVVYYPLDNKSAFQPYVGAGINYTWIYDEHVGSRASEAGFSNFKAENSWGWAAQIGADYMINDKWMINAQARYIDISTKATVENNAVAPGTRAKVNVDVDPMVYMVGIGYKF from the coding sequence ATGAACAAGTCCCTGCTCGGCGCGTCCCTCTTCGCGCTCGCCCTCGTCGCCCCCGTTGCCCACGCTCACGAAGCGGGTGACATTCTGATTCGCGCCGGTGCAATCACCGTGAACCCGAAGGCCGACAGCAGCACCGTCAAAGTTGACCAGGGCCCACTGGCCGGCGCCAACCTGGGCGGCAAGGCGACCATGAGCAGCGACACCCAGTTGGGTTTGAACTTCGCTTACATGCTGACCAACCACGTCGGTATCGAACTGCTGGCGGCCACGCCGTTTGAGCATGATGTGAAGATCAAAGGCACCGCCCTCGGCGCCGCCAATGGCAAGCTCGGCACGCTGAAACACCTGCCGCCAACCTTGAGCGTCGTGTACTACCCACTGGACAACAAGTCCGCGTTCCAACCGTACGTAGGCGCCGGTATCAACTACACCTGGATCTACGACGAACACGTCGGCAGCCGCGCCTCCGAAGCCGGTTTCAGCAACTTCAAGGCCGAGAACTCGTGGGGCTGGGCCGCGCAGATCGGCGCTGACTACATGATCAACGACAAGTGGATGATCAACGCCCAGGCGCGTTACATCGACATCAGCACCAAAGCCACCGTCGAAAACAACGCCGTGGCCCCCGGTACCCGCGCCAAGGTGAATGTGGACGTGGACCCAATGGTTTACATGGTGGGCATTGGCTACAAGTTCTAA
- a CDS encoding sugar nucleotide-binding protein — MRMRLMLLGGGNALGQALIRLGAEEDIGFLAPKPPQDGWDAASLTQLLDDTRPDALINLAYYFDWFQAEAVSETRLAAQEFAIERLAELCQHHTITLLQPSSYRVFDGSRATAYSEKDEPVPLGLRGQALWRIEQSVRATCPQHVLLRFGWLLDDSVDGTLGRFLARAEQPDELLMADDRRGNPTPVDDAARVIISVLKQLDCAAPLWGTYHYAGHEATTPLALGQAILTEARNYHPLAVESPTAQAHAARPDAADEPQHAVLACKKILHTFGIKPRAWRAGLPALLDRFYRRS, encoded by the coding sequence ATGCGAATGCGCCTTATGTTACTGGGCGGCGGGAATGCCCTCGGGCAGGCGCTGATTCGTCTCGGTGCAGAGGAAGACATCGGTTTCCTCGCCCCCAAACCGCCCCAAGACGGCTGGGATGCCGCAAGTCTCACCCAATTGCTCGACGACACCCGTCCCGATGCCTTGATCAACCTCGCCTACTATTTCGACTGGTTCCAGGCCGAAGCGGTCAGCGAGACCCGCCTGGCCGCCCAAGAGTTCGCGATCGAACGCCTGGCCGAACTGTGCCAGCACCACACCATTACCTTGCTGCAACCGTCCAGCTACCGCGTGTTCGATGGCTCCCGCGCCACCGCCTACAGCGAAAAAGACGAGCCGGTGCCCCTGGGCCTGCGCGGCCAGGCGTTGTGGCGCATCGAGCAGAGCGTGCGCGCCACCTGCCCGCAGCATGTGCTGCTGCGCTTCGGTTGGTTGTTGGATGACAGCGTCGATGGGACCCTGGGGCGCTTCCTGGCCCGGGCCGAGCAGCCGGATGAGTTGCTGATGGCGGACGACCGCCGCGGTAACCCGACGCCGGTGGACGACGCGGCACGGGTGATCATCTCGGTGCTCAAACAACTCGATTGCGCAGCGCCCTTGTGGGGCACTTACCACTACGCTGGCCACGAGGCGACCACGCCGTTGGCGCTGGGCCAGGCGATCCTCACCGAAGCGCGCAACTATCATCCGTTGGCCGTCGAGTCCCCCACCGCCCAGGCCCACGCGGCACGCCCGGATGCGGCGGACGAACCGCAGCACGCGGTGCTGGCCTGCAAGAAAATTCTGCACACCTTCGGCATCAAGCCACGGGCTTGGCGGGCGGGCTTGCCGGCGCTATTGGATCGGTTCTACCGGCGCAGCTGA